In the Pseudolabrys taiwanensis genome, one interval contains:
- a CDS encoding type II toxin-antitoxin system YhaV family toxin translates to MNEGLIINGWTLYAHPLFLDQVERLALAVERDKKTDPHNYRSKANAKLLAAIWKIAFKQIPQDPGLARYRQGITLGDAYKHWFREKFGNGRFRLFFRFDSRSKIIVYAWVNDENSKRTYGSRTDAYAVFRDMLAQGNPPDDWATLLKACSDKDVALRFAATQSNPGAPQDEAG, encoded by the coding sequence TTGAATGAAGGCCTGATCATTAATGGGTGGACGCTCTACGCCCACCCTCTTTTTCTCGATCAGGTCGAGAGACTTGCTCTCGCTGTCGAGCGAGACAAAAAGACCGACCCGCATAATTACAGATCGAAGGCGAACGCCAAGTTGCTCGCCGCAATCTGGAAGATCGCCTTCAAACAGATCCCGCAAGACCCCGGCCTGGCGCGGTATCGACAGGGCATCACGTTAGGCGATGCTTACAAGCATTGGTTTCGCGAGAAGTTCGGCAATGGCCGGTTTCGTCTGTTCTTTCGGTTCGACTCCCGGTCAAAGATCATCGTCTATGCCTGGGTGAACGATGAAAACAGTAAGCGGACCTATGGCTCACGGACGGACGCCTACGCGGTCTTCCGTGACATGTTGGCCCAAGGAAATCCGCCGGACGACTGGGCAACGCTTCTGAAGGCGTGCTCCGATAAGGACGTCGCACTCCGCTTTGCCGCGACGCAGTCAAATCCCGGCGCCCCCCAGGACGAGGCAG
- the topA gene encoding type I DNA topoisomerase produces MNIVVVESPAKAKTINKYLGPGYEVLASFGHVRDLPAKDGSVDPEHDFRMLWEVDAKSNQRINDIARALKGADKLILATDPDREGEAISWHVLEVLKEKKALKSQPVERVVFNAITKQSILEAMKNPRKIDTALVDAYLARRALDYLVGFTLSPVLWRKLPGARSAGRVQSVALRLVCDRELEIEKFVAREYWSIVAKLATPRNEVFEARLVGADGKKITRLDIGSGAEAEAFTRDLESAQFKVASVEAKPARRNPPPPFTTSTMQQEASRKLGFSPAHTMRLAQRLYEGIDIGGETVGLITYMRTDGIDMAPEAISAVRGMIGKQYGKDYVPDAPRQYQNKSKNAQEAHEAVRPTDPNRLPAEVAKYVDRDQARLYELIWNRAVASQMQSAELERTTVDIEAKVGARVLELRATGQVVKFDGFLTLYQEGMDEPSDDDESRRLPAMSQNELLAKQAINSSQHFTEPPPRYSEAALVKRMEELGIGRPSTYAAILQVLQDRGYVRIDKKRLMPEDKGRVVVGFLESFFQRYVEYDFTANLEEQLDRISNNEIDWKKVLQDFWVDFIGAVNDIKELRVTHVLDALNDLLAPHIFPPREDGLDPRTCPNCANGKLSLKLGRFGAFIGCSNYPECNYTRQMSQGAQGGVSGTKVLGEDPETGLEVTLRGGRFGPYLQLGEAAKEKDAPKPKRAGIPKGVSPDDIDLEKALGLLALPRDVGPHPEDGEMIIAGIGRFGPYVKHGKTYANLEDGDEVMSIGLNRAVTLIAEKKLKPGKGRRFGADPGKELGQHPDKGGPIVLKKGRYGPYVSHDGVNATLTGDVTPENITLEQAVSLIDARAAAGGGKGKAKKTAKAKAPAKAKAKKVADGEAKPDAAASTARRPVARTTTAKAPAKAAAPKKAAAKAKKAKAAD; encoded by the coding sequence ATGAATATTGTCGTTGTCGAGTCGCCGGCCAAGGCGAAGACGATCAATAAGTACCTGGGACCCGGCTACGAGGTTCTGGCGTCGTTCGGCCACGTCCGCGACCTGCCGGCCAAGGATGGGTCGGTCGATCCCGAGCACGATTTCCGCATGCTCTGGGAAGTCGACGCCAAGTCCAACCAGCGCATCAACGACATCGCCCGCGCGCTCAAGGGCGCCGACAAGCTCATCCTCGCAACCGACCCTGATCGCGAAGGCGAGGCCATCTCCTGGCACGTGCTCGAGGTGCTGAAGGAAAAGAAGGCGCTCAAGAGCCAGCCGGTCGAGCGCGTCGTCTTCAACGCGATCACCAAGCAGTCGATCCTCGAGGCGATGAAGAACCCGCGCAAGATCGACACCGCGCTGGTCGACGCCTATCTCGCCCGCCGCGCCCTCGATTATCTCGTCGGCTTCACCCTCTCCCCGGTGCTGTGGCGCAAGCTGCCCGGCGCCCGCTCCGCCGGCCGCGTGCAGTCGGTGGCCTTACGCCTCGTCTGCGACCGCGAGCTCGAGATCGAGAAGTTCGTCGCCCGCGAATACTGGTCGATCGTCGCCAAGCTCGCGACGCCGCGCAACGAAGTGTTCGAAGCGCGCCTCGTCGGCGCCGACGGCAAGAAGATCACGCGCCTCGACATCGGTTCGGGCGCGGAGGCGGAAGCCTTCACCCGCGATCTCGAAAGCGCGCAGTTCAAGGTCGCCTCGGTCGAGGCCAAGCCGGCGCGGCGCAATCCGCCGCCGCCCTTCACCACCTCGACCATGCAGCAGGAAGCCTCGCGCAAGCTCGGCTTCTCGCCGGCGCACACGATGCGTCTCGCCCAGCGTCTCTATGAGGGCATCGACATCGGCGGCGAGACCGTCGGTCTCATTACTTATATGCGTACGGACGGCATCGACATGGCGCCGGAGGCGATCAGCGCCGTCCGCGGCATGATCGGCAAGCAGTACGGCAAGGACTACGTCCCCGACGCGCCGCGCCAGTACCAGAACAAGTCGAAGAACGCGCAGGAAGCGCACGAAGCCGTGCGCCCGACCGATCCCAATCGCCTGCCCGCCGAGGTCGCCAAATATGTCGACCGCGACCAGGCCCGCCTCTACGAGCTGATCTGGAATCGCGCGGTCGCCAGCCAGATGCAGTCGGCCGAACTCGAGCGCACCACCGTCGACATCGAGGCGAAGGTCGGCGCCCGCGTGCTCGAGCTGCGCGCCACGGGCCAGGTCGTCAAGTTCGACGGCTTCCTCACGCTCTACCAGGAAGGCATGGACGAGCCGAGCGACGACGACGAGTCGCGCCGCCTGCCCGCCATGAGCCAGAACGAACTGCTCGCCAAGCAGGCGATCAATTCGAGCCAGCACTTCACCGAGCCGCCGCCGCGCTATTCGGAGGCCGCGCTGGTCAAGCGCATGGAAGAACTCGGCATCGGCCGGCCGTCGACCTACGCCGCCATCCTGCAGGTGCTGCAGGACCGCGGTTATGTGCGCATCGACAAGAAGCGCCTGATGCCGGAAGACAAAGGCCGCGTCGTCGTCGGCTTCCTGGAAAGCTTCTTCCAGCGTTACGTCGAATACGACTTCACCGCCAATCTGGAAGAGCAGCTCGACCGCATCTCGAACAACGAGATCGACTGGAAGAAGGTGCTGCAGGACTTCTGGGTCGACTTCATCGGCGCGGTGAACGACATCAAGGAATTGCGCGTCACGCACGTGCTCGATGCGCTCAACGACCTTCTGGCGCCGCACATCTTCCCGCCGCGCGAGGATGGCCTCGACCCGCGCACCTGCCCGAACTGCGCCAACGGCAAGCTGTCGCTCAAGCTCGGCCGCTTCGGCGCCTTCATCGGCTGCTCGAACTATCCCGAGTGCAACTACACCCGGCAGATGTCGCAGGGTGCGCAAGGCGGCGTCTCCGGCACCAAGGTGCTGGGCGAAGATCCCGAGACGGGTCTCGAAGTCACGCTGCGCGGCGGCCGCTTCGGGCCTTACCTGCAGCTCGGCGAGGCCGCCAAGGAAAAGGATGCGCCGAAGCCCAAGCGCGCCGGCATTCCGAAGGGCGTGTCGCCGGACGACATCGACCTGGAAAAGGCGCTGGGTCTGTTGGCCCTGCCGCGCGACGTCGGTCCCCATCCGGAAGACGGCGAGATGATCATCGCCGGCATTGGCCGCTTCGGGCCATACGTGAAGCACGGCAAGACCTACGCCAATCTGGAAGACGGCGACGAGGTGATGAGCATCGGCCTCAACCGTGCTGTCACGCTGATCGCCGAGAAGAAGCTCAAGCCCGGCAAGGGCCGCCGCTTCGGCGCCGACCCGGGCAAGGAGCTCGGTCAGCATCCCGACAAGGGCGGACCGATCGTGCTCAAGAAGGGGCGCTATGGCCCCTATGTCAGCCATGACGGCGTCAACGCGACGCTGACCGGCGACGTCACGCCGGAGAACATCACGCTCGAACAGGCGGTGTCCCTGATCGACGCGCGCGCCGCGGCCGGCGGCGGCAAAGGCAAGGCAAAGAAGACGGCAAAGGCGAAAGCGCCCGCCAAGGCCAAGGCCAAGAAAGTGGCCGACGGCGAAGCCAAGCCCGACGCGGCGGCGTCAACCGCGCGCCGGCCGGTCGCCCGCACCACGACCGCCAAGGCTCCGGCCAAGGCTGCCGCGCCAAAGAAGGCCGCGGCCAAGGCGAAGAAGGCCAAGGCAGCGGATTAG
- a CDS encoding type II toxin-antitoxin system PrlF family antitoxin yields MPTTAPVEDFEEVSTITDKGQTTVPRAVRKALGLGAGDKIAFRVGRTGVSVRRAEPEEDDPAIGAFLTFLANDIARDPGNLKSLSPALADRVKALVDDMDVDPDTEIDGDVAL; encoded by the coding sequence ATGCCCACCACAGCGCCAGTCGAGGACTTCGAGGAAGTCAGCACGATCACCGACAAGGGACAAACAACGGTCCCCCGCGCGGTGCGCAAGGCGCTCGGCCTCGGAGCGGGCGACAAAATTGCCTTTCGGGTCGGCCGCACTGGCGTGTCGGTGCGCCGGGCTGAGCCTGAAGAAGATGACCCCGCTATCGGGGCTTTCTTGACCTTTCTCGCCAACGATATTGCGCGCGATCCCGGCAACCTGAAAAGTCTCTCGCCTGCCTTGGCGGACCGGGTGAAAGCGCTCGTGGACGATATGGACGTTGATCCCGATACCGAAATCGACGGCGATGTGGCCCTTTGA